The following coding sequences are from one Humulus lupulus chromosome X, drHumLupu1.1, whole genome shotgun sequence window:
- the LOC133804933 gene encoding arabinosyltransferase RRA3-like, with product MLGGRRDGPLMREKGQTGRGSRIAIAIVIGVLLGCAFSVFYPHGFFISDSTIQNRRIGHSDLQISLSSCESSDKIDALKLDILSLSNTNSELQKEVRDLTGKLRLAEQVKDHAEKQVLVLGKPHKAGPMGTVKALRTSPTVSPDDSVNPRLAKILEKVAVQNEIIVALANSNVKSMLEVWFTSIKKVGITNYLVVALDDEIVDFCKSNDVPFYKRDPEDGVDSIAKTGGNHAVSGTKFRILREFLQLGYGVLLSDVDIVYLQNPFDYLQRDSDVESMTDGHNNMTAYGYNDVFDEPSMGWARYAHTMRIWVYNSGFFYIRPTVPSIELLDRVAGRLSREPKSWDQAVFNEELFYPSHPGYEGLHAAKRTLDFYLFMNSKVLFKTVRKDPNLRKLKPVIVHVNYHPDKLPRMKAVVEYYVNGKQDALDPFPEGSA from the exons ATGCTGGGCGGCCGCAGAGATGGACCGTTGATGAGGGAAAAGGGCCAAACGGGCCGCGGATCACGAATTGCTATAGCAATTGTGATCGGAGTTCTTCTCGGCTGCGCCTTCTCTGTCTTCTACCCTCATGGATTTTTCATTTCCGATTCGACTATTCAAAACCGTCGAATCGGCCACTCGGATCTTCAG ATAAGTTTATCATCATGCGAGTCATCGGACAAGATCGATGCCCTGAAGTTAGATATTCTATCACTATCAAATACGAACTCCGAGTTGCAGAAGGAGGTCAGAGATCTGACTGGGAAGCTACGACTGGCTGAACAAGTAAAGGATCATGCTGAGAAGCAGGTTTTGGTGCTGGGCAAGCCTCATAAAGCTGGGCCTATGGGTACTGTCAAAGCCTTGAGAACTAGTCCAACTGTCAGTCCTGATGACTCTGTAAATCCCAGATTGGCTAAGATTTTAGAGAAAGTCGCAGTTCAAAATGAGATTATTGTTGCACTTGCAAATTCAAATGTTAAAAGCATGTTGGAAGTCTGGTTCACTAGCATCAAGAAAGTTGGTATCACTAATTATTTGGTTGTAGCCCTTGATGACGAGATTGTAGATTTCTGCAAATCCAATGACGTTCCTTTCTACAAGAGAGATCCAGAAGATGGTGTCGATTCGATTGCAAAAACAGGAGGGAACCATGCCGTATCTGGAACTAAATTTCGTATTTTGAGAGAGTTTTTACAATTGGGTTACGGTGTGCTTCTATCAGACGTTGATATAGTGTATTTGCAGAATCCATTTGATTATCTTCAGCGTGATTCAGATGTTGAGTCTATGACCGATGGTCACAATAACATGACAGCTTATGGATATAACGATGTCTTTGATGAACCTTCCATGGGTTGGGCGCGTTATGCACATACAATGAGAATCTGGGTTTATAACTCTGGTTTTTTTTACATACGTCCTACAGTTCCTTCGATTGAGCTTTTGGATCGCGTGGCTGGACGGCTTTCACGAGAACCAAAGTCCTGGGATCAAGCAGTTTTTAATGAAGAGCTTTTTTACCCTTCGCACCCTGGGTACGAAGGACTTCATGCTGCCAAGAGAACTTTGGATTTCTATCTTTTCATGAACAGTAAGGTCCTATTCAAAACGGTTAGGAAAGATCCTAACTTAAGGAAGTTGAAGCCAGTAATTGTTCATGTAAACTACCATCCGGATAAACTTCCAAGAATGAAAGCCGTGGTTGAGTACTATGTCAACGGCAAACAAGACGCACTAGATCCATTCCCAGAGGGTTCTGCGTGA
- the LOC133804932 gene encoding J domain-containing protein required for chloroplast accumulation response 1, with the protein MERFSQKEGILIGYSVRRSSLNSGSSPKTSFRNSDVDFHDVFGGPPRRFSMPEVPHSFSDANESRGKDELWTGSGEKPVFGDEGMNRRRYHSSDFFDDIFGGDASATSTPKKQGREYPFPSSPGSRVLSPLPPRAEPFGSSSLSQFSLPPNMIKTVELPTFGSPARSLLKLNDDASNEISDFYSPGASLPRSSKEAIQGTEGSRNDVWSSYNQGSSSQEILLSSEVSSNLAGSDQIDKGINLKKDPETSEKSSTSGHFHFSIYKWAGKGVPLDIPLRGRRSSRLREMTKSDEPPPGTDEGVNQSAKTPLSDSSSNSHITLNVQSNKFENNKQENESTQDEITPEKIKRNKVDDVVIHPVPQRIMGYVPEKSGKGISASKEEAHQPEMKPINSLLFDNGFERDASNVKIAKMDDQMKENKAKSTKASSSVVGNSKTAKKQERIDISQISSEVDGASFRGSPKKSKESYGRNKVKGRVKDFVKMFNQETPSKPKDGLSFRSQSCKWNNKFNLEVETSINTAVTDEKLKMHESSGDLKQSTKAYASTPGSPNPTTTTGSFPDNINVKVEEEADESFHENFQVKELPQIGNENPETGPHNQEMQDLDTKIRQWTRGKEGNIRSLLSTLQYVLWAESGWKPVPLVDIIEGNAVKRSYQKALLCLHPDKLQQKGAASHQKYIAEKVFDILQEAWNYFNSLGSV; encoded by the exons ATGGAAAGGTTTTCGCAGAAAGAGGGCATTCTCATAGGATATAGTGTACGGAGATCGTCACTCAATTCTGGGTCTTCACCAAAAACATCTTTCAGGAACTCCGATGTGGATTTCCACGACGTTTTTGGTGGTCCTCCGAGGAGGTTTTCAATGCCGGAAGTACCGCACAGCTTCAGCGACGCGAACGAGTCTAGAGGTAAGGACGAACTCTGGACCGGTTCGGGTGAGAAACCAGTTTTTGGTGATGAGGGAATGAACCGGAGACGGTACCATAGCTCCGACTTCTTTGACGACATATTTGGAGGCGATGCCTCCGCGACTTCTACTCCGAAAAAACAAGGACGGGAGTACCCTTTTCCTTCTTCTCCAGGTTCCCGGGTTCTAAGTCCTCTGCCACCTAGAGCTGAGCCTTTCGGAAGTTCGTCTCTTTCTCAATTCAG TCTTCCTCCTAATATGATCAAAACAGTGGAGCTTCCAACCTTCGGTTCCCCTGCTCGTAGTCTACTTAAGTTGAATGATGATGCTTCCAATGAGATAAGCGATTTTTATTCTCCTGGCGCTTCTCTTCCTAGATCTTCAAAGGAAGCTATCCAAGGTACTGAGGGCTCAAGAAATGATGTGTGGTCTTCTTACAATCAAGGTTCCTCATCCCAAGAAATTCTTCTCAGCAGTGAGGTGTCATCAAACTTGGCTGGATCTGATCAAATCGATAAAGGAATCAATTTGAAAAAGGATCCAGAGACTTCAGAAAAGTCCAGTACTAGTGGACACTTCCATTTTTCGATATATAAGTGGGCAGGTAAAGGGGTTCCACTGGACATCCCTCTTCGAGGTAGGAGAAGTTCAAGGTTGAGAGAAATGACCAAATCTGATGAGCCACCCCCAGGAACCGATGAAGGCGTAAATCAATCAGCTAAAACCCCTTTATCTGATTCCTCCTCTAATAGCCATATAACTCTAAATGTTCAATCCAACAAGTTTGAAAACAACAAACAAGAAAATGAATCAACTCAAGATGAAATCACACCAGAGAAGATTAAACGGAATAAAGTTGATGATGTAGTCATTCATCCTGTACCTCAAAGAATAATGGGATACGTTCCTG AAAAATCAGGGAAAGGAATCTCTGCCAGCAAAGAAGAAGCTCACCAGCCTGAGATGAAACCCATTAATTCTCTGTTATTTGATAATGGTTTTGAAAGAG ACGCAAGCAATGTTAAAATAGCTAAAATGGATGATCAAATGAAGGAAAACAAGGCGAAAAGCACAAAAGCTTCGTCTTCAGTAGTTGGAAATAGTAAAACTGCAAAGAAACAGGAACGAATAGATATTTCCCAGATCAGTTCAGAAGTGGATGGTGCGAGTTTCCGAGGTTCACCAAAGAAGTCAAAAGAGAGTTATGGGAGAAACAAAGTCAAGGGAAGAGTGAAAGATTTCGTTAAAATGTTCAACCAAGAAACTCCATCAAAACCCAAAGATGGATTATCATTTCGAAGCCAGAGCTGTAAATGGAACAATAAATTCAATTTAGAAGTTGAAACAAGTATTAACACAGCTGTAACAGATGAAAAATTGAAGATGCATGAG TCAAGTGGGGATCTTAAACAATCAACAAAAGCATATGCTTCTACACCAGGGAGCCCCAACCCGACCACTACTACTG GTTCATTCCCAGATAACATTAATGTTAAAGTCGAAGAAGAAGCGGATGAGTCTTTCCACGAGAACTTCCAG GTAAAAGAATTACCCCAAATTGGGAATGAGAACCCGGAAACTGGCCCGCATAATCAAGAAATGCAG GATCTAGACACTAAAATACGACAGTGGACAAGAGGAAAGGAGGGAAACATACGCTCACTACTTTCAACTCTACAATAC GTGCTTTGGGCAGAGAGTGGGTGGAAGCCCGTTCCTCTTGTGGATATAATTGAAGGCAATGCCGTGAAAAGATCATATCAAAAGGCTTTACTATGTTTACACCCAGATAAGCTACAGCAAAAGGGTGCTGCTTCTCACCAAAAATACATTGCAGAAAAGGTTTTTGATATTTTACAG GAGGCATGGAATTACTTCAACTCACTTGGTTCAGTGTGA